From Gemmatimonadales bacterium, a single genomic window includes:
- a CDS encoding transglycosylase SLT domain-containing protein produces the protein MALAVCGFVAAVQLTPAMPVAAAPARPLLAPALFVSAPEPVAPAPVDSSALEREVVSRYEYRPLARLLGQHTRAPGMAVRIARAIVKEAGRLHVAPSLLTGVLLTENPRLESGSVSSQGAIGLMQVMHFHAGTFDCASSDLLQVEANICHGAHVFGQLLARTGDVHRALLRYNGCVVSANTPNCHRYPSKVMRAAGQVRRQLLLYPTFRFASDSSRHSEPPAIPVASQVD, from the coding sequence GTGGCGCTCGCCGTGTGCGGTTTCGTCGCCGCGGTGCAGTTGACACCTGCCATGCCCGTGGCGGCGGCACCGGCACGCCCGCTGCTGGCTCCGGCGCTCTTCGTGAGCGCGCCGGAGCCCGTTGCGCCGGCGCCGGTGGACAGCAGCGCCCTCGAGCGGGAGGTGGTTTCGCGCTATGAGTATCGTCCCCTGGCCCGGCTGCTGGGCCAGCACACCCGGGCGCCCGGCATGGCCGTGCGGATCGCCCGGGCCATCGTGAAGGAGGCGGGCCGGCTGCACGTCGCGCCGAGCCTCCTGACCGGGGTACTGCTGACCGAGAACCCGCGGCTCGAATCCGGCTCGGTGAGCAGTCAGGGCGCCATCGGACTGATGCAGGTGATGCACTTCCACGCGGGGACCTTCGACTGCGCCTCGAGCGACCTGCTGCAGGTGGAGGCCAACATCTGTCATGGCGCTCATGTCTTCGGACAGCTGCTCGCCCGCACCGGGGACGTGCATCGCGCCCTGCTGCGATACAACGGGTGCGTGGTGAGCGCCAACACGCCCAACTGCCACCGATATCCCAGCAAGGTGATGCGGGCGGCGGGGCAGGTGCGCCGGCAGCTGCTGCTCTACCCCACCTTCCGGTTTGCCTCAGACAGCAGCCGGCACTCCGAGCCGCCCGCGATTCCGGTCGCGTCGCAGGTCGACTAG
- a CDS encoding deoxyribonuclease IV — translation MIPYLGAHTIDNGGIHLAALRAGNAGMSALQLFTAIPKYYGDKTSIRPERVTRFRAALDQAGVAPAQVLAHAAYVLNTATADEEKWGRAAAGLRKELERSTALGIGAVCFHPGAATDGDREAGASRVARAITEALEAVPGTTRLLVENTAGAGTTLGRTAEEVGAILAAVPRALRARTGYGLDTCHLFSAGHDISSSAAALTQVLDQFEAAAGAPPAFFHLNDSEGGLGSNKDRHMLIGEGKIGREPFRWLLGDRRSAGVPLVLETPQQNPDIAPDDPTPDPFDVRMMELLRSLV, via the coding sequence GTGATCCCCTACCTCGGCGCCCACACCATCGACAACGGCGGCATTCACCTGGCGGCGCTCCGGGCGGGGAACGCCGGCATGAGCGCGCTGCAGCTCTTCACCGCGATCCCCAAATACTACGGCGACAAGACCTCGATCCGGCCGGAACGGGTCACCCGCTTTCGTGCCGCGCTCGACCAGGCCGGGGTGGCCCCGGCCCAGGTGCTGGCCCACGCCGCCTACGTGCTCAACACGGCCACGGCTGACGAGGAGAAGTGGGGACGGGCGGCCGCGGGCCTCCGAAAGGAGCTGGAGCGATCGACCGCCTTGGGAATCGGCGCCGTCTGCTTCCATCCGGGCGCCGCTACCGACGGCGATCGTGAGGCGGGCGCCAGTCGGGTCGCCCGCGCGATCACCGAGGCGCTGGAGGCGGTCCCCGGCACCACGCGGCTCCTGGTGGAGAACACCGCGGGCGCCGGGACCACGCTGGGCCGGACGGCGGAGGAGGTGGGTGCCATCCTCGCAGCGGTGCCGCGGGCGCTCCGGGCACGCACCGGATACGGGCTCGACACCTGCCACCTCTTCTCCGCCGGCCACGATATCTCTTCCTCGGCGGCGGCGCTCACCCAGGTGCTCGACCAGTTCGAGGCAGCGGCAGGGGCGCCCCCGGCGTTCTTCCATCTCAACGACAGCGAGGGCGGTCTGGGATCCAATAAGGACCGGCACATGCTCATCGGGGAAGGCAAGATCGGCCGGGAGCCGTTCCGCTGGCTGCTGGGGGACCGGAGGAGCGCTGGGGTGCCGCTGGTGCTGGAGACCCCGCAGCAGAATCCCGACATCGCCCCGGACGATCCAACGCCCGATCCCTTCGACGTCAGGATGATGGAACTCCTGCGCTCGCTCGTCTGA